A region from the Pseudomonas promysalinigenes genome encodes:
- the rapZ gene encoding RNase adapter RapZ, whose protein sequence is MRLIIVSGRSGSGKSTALDVLEDNGFYCIDNLPAGLLPQLAENALINTELLQPKVAVSIDARNLPSHLSRFPELLADARGRHIQCDVLYLDADEDTLLKRFSETRRRHPLTNADRSLAEAIRVESELLGPIADLADLKIDTTSLNLYQLRDSIKLRLLNQPEPGTAFLVESFGFKRGMPVDADLVFDVRCLPNPYWKPELREHSGLEQPVIDYLAAQPDVEEMFSDISSYLLKWLPRFAASNRAYVTIAIGCTGGHHRSVYITERLGQLLQQSLKNVQVRHRDL, encoded by the coding sequence ATGCGCCTGATCATCGTCAGCGGCCGTTCCGGCTCCGGCAAGAGCACCGCCCTGGATGTGCTGGAAGACAATGGCTTCTATTGCATCGACAACCTACCTGCCGGCCTTTTACCGCAGCTGGCCGAAAATGCGTTGATCAACACCGAGTTACTGCAGCCGAAGGTGGCAGTGTCAATCGACGCGCGCAATCTGCCAAGCCACCTGTCCCGCTTCCCTGAACTGTTGGCCGATGCTCGTGGGCGTCACATTCAATGCGATGTCTTGTATCTAGACGCCGACGAAGACACGTTGCTCAAGCGTTTCTCGGAAACCCGCCGCCGCCATCCACTGACCAATGCCGATCGCTCGCTGGCCGAAGCGATCCGGGTCGAAAGCGAGCTGCTTGGGCCTATCGCTGACCTTGCCGATCTAAAGATCGACACCACCAGCCTTAACCTCTATCAACTGCGCGATTCGATCAAACTGCGCCTGCTCAACCAACCGGAGCCTGGTACTGCATTTCTGGTCGAGTCATTTGGCTTCAAACGTGGGATGCCGGTCGATGCCGACCTGGTTTTCGACGTTCGCTGCCTACCCAACCCCTACTGGAAACCCGAGCTTCGCGAACACTCTGGCCTGGAACAACCGGTCATCGATTACCTGGCCGCACAGCCAGACGTCGAAGAAATGTTCAGCGACATTTCCAGCTATCTGCTCAAATGGTTGCCACGCTTCGCGGCCAGCAACCGCGCCTATGTCACCATCGCCATTGGTTGCACCGGGGGCCATCATCGCTCGGTGTACATTACCGAGCGCCTGGGCCAACTGCTGCAGCAATCACTGAAAAACGTCCAGGTTCGCCACCGCGACCTCTAG
- a CDS encoding HPr family phosphocarrier protein, with amino-acid sequence MPAREITIINKLGLHARAAAKFVGVAGKYPCQVRVGRASDKLVDGKSIMAVMMLAAGKGTQVHLHTEGEQDNDALEALVALINNYFDEGE; translated from the coding sequence ATGCCCGCCCGCGAAATCACCATCATCAATAAGCTGGGCCTGCATGCTCGGGCGGCAGCCAAATTCGTCGGTGTGGCCGGCAAATACCCCTGCCAGGTCCGTGTCGGCCGTGCGTCTGACAAACTGGTCGACGGCAAGAGCATCATGGCGGTGATGATGCTGGCTGCGGGCAAAGGCACGCAGGTGCACCTGCACACCGAGGGTGAACAGGATAACGATGCGCTGGAAGCGTTGGTTGCACTGATCAACAACTACTTCGACGAAGGTGAGTGA
- a CDS encoding superoxide dismutase: MPHTLPPLPYAYDALEPHIDAQTMEIHHTKHHQTYVNGLNAALEGTEWAQWPAEKLVGAVKQLPENLRGAVTNHGGGHVNHSLFWTIMSAQGGGLPQGQLARAIDAELGGYQAFQEAFTKAALTRFGSGWAWLSVTPQNTLIVESSANQDSPLMHGNTPILGLDVWEHAYYLKYQNRRPEYIGAFYNVIDWPQVERRYLEALK, translated from the coding sequence ATGCCGCATACCCTGCCACCTTTGCCTTACGCCTATGATGCCCTGGAACCGCACATCGACGCGCAGACCATGGAGATTCACCATACAAAGCACCACCAGACTTACGTCAATGGTCTGAACGCCGCCCTCGAGGGCACCGAGTGGGCGCAGTGGCCAGCCGAGAAACTGGTCGGTGCGGTCAAGCAACTGCCCGAGAACCTGCGCGGCGCGGTCACCAATCATGGCGGCGGTCATGTCAACCACAGCTTGTTCTGGACGATCATGTCTGCTCAGGGTGGTGGGTTGCCACAAGGCCAGCTGGCCCGTGCCATTGACGCCGAGCTTGGGGGTTACCAAGCGTTCCAGGAGGCCTTCACCAAGGCCGCCCTGACCCGGTTCGGCAGTGGCTGGGCGTGGCTCAGCGTAACGCCACAGAACACGTTGATAGTTGAGAGCAGCGCGAATCAGGATAGCCCCCTGATGCACGGTAATACGCCGATTCTCGGGCTTGATGTGTGGGAGCACGCCTATTACCTGAAGTATCAAAACCGCAGGCCCGAATACATAGGGGCGTTCTACAACGTGATTGACTGGCCGCAAGTGGAGCGCCGCTATCTCGAAGCCTTGAAGTGA
- a CDS encoding class II fumarate hydratase, with product MTDTRIERDSMGELQVPAKALYGAQTQRAVDNFPISGQRMPAQFIRALLLAKAAAAKANVQLQQLSPGQGQAIVQAVEQLLAENFIEHFPVDVFQTGSGTSSNMNANEVIATLASRILGEPVNANDHVNCGQSSNDIIPTTIHVSAALALHEQLLPALSHLIEVIEAKSAQVHRYVKTGRTHLMDAMPVRMSQVLDGWAAQINGAKAHIQATLPSLQALAQGGTAVGTGINAHPQFAAVFARQLSDIAKVEFTPGRNLFALIGSQDTAVALSGQLKTTAVALMKIANDLRWMNSGPLAGLGEIELQGLQPGSSIMPGKVNPVIPEATAMVAAQVIGNDATIAVAGQSGNFELNVMLPVIARNLLESIELMANASRLLADKAIAGFKVNEAQLKQALARNPILVTALNPIIGYLKAAEIAKSAYQQGRPIIDVALEHTDLSRDQLEALLDPEKLTAGGI from the coding sequence ATGACTGATACCCGTATCGAGCGTGACAGCATGGGCGAGCTGCAGGTGCCGGCCAAAGCCCTGTATGGCGCTCAAACCCAGCGCGCGGTCGACAACTTTCCGATCAGCGGCCAGCGAATGCCGGCCCAGTTCATTCGCGCGCTATTGCTGGCCAAGGCCGCCGCAGCCAAGGCCAACGTGCAATTGCAGCAGCTCTCGCCGGGGCAGGGGCAGGCCATCGTTCAGGCGGTTGAGCAGCTGCTGGCAGAGAATTTCATTGAGCACTTCCCGGTGGATGTGTTCCAGACCGGCTCCGGCACTAGTTCGAACATGAATGCCAACGAAGTCATTGCTACCCTGGCCAGTCGCATCCTTGGGGAGCCGGTCAATGCCAATGACCATGTCAACTGTGGCCAAAGCAGCAACGACATCATTCCCACCACCATCCACGTCAGTGCGGCGCTAGCTTTGCACGAGCAACTGTTGCCGGCGTTGAGTCATCTGATTGAAGTGATCGAGGCCAAGTCAGCGCAGGTACATCGCTACGTGAAAACTGGCCGAACTCACCTGATGGATGCCATGCCAGTGCGCATGAGCCAGGTACTTGATGGCTGGGCAGCACAGATCAACGGCGCGAAAGCGCATATCCAGGCAACCTTGCCGAGCCTGCAGGCCCTAGCGCAAGGCGGCACCGCCGTAGGCACAGGGATCAATGCCCATCCGCAGTTCGCCGCGGTGTTCGCGCGTCAGTTGAGCGATATCGCCAAGGTCGAATTCACGCCTGGGCGTAATCTGTTCGCACTGATTGGCTCCCAAGACACCGCCGTTGCCCTCTCAGGGCAACTCAAGACAACCGCGGTCGCGTTGATGAAGATCGCCAACGATCTGCGCTGGATGAATTCAGGCCCGTTGGCTGGCTTGGGTGAAATCGAATTGCAGGGCTTGCAGCCCGGCTCCTCGATCATGCCTGGTAAGGTCAACCCGGTAATCCCGGAAGCCACTGCCATGGTCGCCGCCCAGGTGATCGGCAATGACGCCACCATCGCAGTGGCCGGCCAGTCGGGTAACTTCGAGCTCAACGTCATGCTGCCGGTCATCGCTCGCAACCTGTTGGAAAGCATCGAACTGATGGCCAATGCCAGCCGCCTGCTGGCGGACAAGGCGATCGCCGGTTTCAAGGTCAACGAAGCCCAGCTCAAGCAGGCCCTGGCTCGCAATCCGATCCTGGTCACCGCGCTGAACCCCATCATCGGCTATCTCAAGGCCGCAGAAATCGCCAAGTCTGCTTATCAGCAAGGTCGCCCGATCATCGATGTGGCGCTGGAACACACCGACCTCTCCCGCGATCAACTCGAGGCGTTGCTGGACCCAGAAAAACTGACCGCCGGCGGTATCTGA
- the pmbA gene encoding metalloprotease PmbA yields MSAVQSVGPKDLPALQEQVEAIIAEARKQGASACEVAVSLEQGLSTTVRQREVETVEFNRDQGFGITLYVGQRKGSASTSASGPEAVRETVAAALAIAKHTSEDECSGLADAALMARDIPDLDLYHDWGIEPEKAIEMALTCEAAAFDADPRILNADGTTLNTHQGCRVYGNSHGFIGGYASTRHSLSCVMIAEGEGQMQRDYWYDVNRQGNLLADPRSIGIRAAQRAASRLGARPVATCEVPVLFSAELAGGLFGSFLSAISGGNLYRKSSFLDGAIGQRLFPSWLTLDERPHIPRALGSAAFDADGLATYAKPFVDNGELVSYLLGTYSGRKLGLPSTANAGGVHNLYVTHGVEDQAALIRRMGRGLLVTELMGHGLNMVTGDYSRGAAGYWVENGEIQHAVQEVTIAGNMKDMFQQIVAIGSDLETRSNIHTGSVLIERMTVAGS; encoded by the coding sequence ATGAGTGCAGTCCAAAGCGTAGGCCCAAAGGACCTGCCAGCGTTGCAGGAGCAGGTCGAAGCGATCATTGCAGAAGCACGCAAGCAAGGCGCCAGTGCCTGTGAAGTGGCGGTGTCGCTGGAGCAAGGCTTGTCGACCACGGTGCGTCAACGCGAGGTCGAAACGGTCGAGTTCAACCGCGACCAAGGCTTTGGCATCACCCTGTATGTGGGCCAGCGCAAAGGCTCGGCCAGCACCTCGGCCAGTGGTCCGGAAGCGGTTCGAGAAACCGTCGCTGCTGCCTTGGCGATCGCCAAGCACACCTCCGAGGACGAGTGCTCGGGCTTGGCTGATGCAGCGCTGATGGCCCGTGACATTCCCGATCTGGACCTTTACCACGACTGGGGCATCGAGCCAGAAAAAGCCATCGAAATGGCGCTGACCTGCGAAGCTGCGGCGTTCGACGCCGACCCGCGTATCCTCAACGCCGATGGCACCACCTTGAACACCCACCAAGGGTGCCGCGTGTATGGCAACAGCCACGGCTTCATCGGCGGCTACGCCTCGACCCGGCACAGCCTGAGTTGCGTGATGATCGCCGAGGGTGAGGGCCAGATGCAGCGTGACTACTGGTATGACGTGAACCGTCAAGGCAACCTGCTGGCCGACCCGCGCAGCATTGGCATTCGGGCTGCCCAGCGTGCCGCCAGCCGCCTGGGTGCACGCCCGGTAGCGACCTGCGAAGTGCCGGTGCTCTTTTCTGCCGAGCTGGCCGGGGGCCTGTTCGGCAGTTTCCTCTCGGCCATTTCTGGAGGCAACCTGTATCGCAAGTCGTCGTTCCTCGACGGGGCAATCGGCCAACGCCTGTTCCCATCCTGGCTGACCCTAGACGAACGCCCGCATATTCCGCGTGCGCTGGGCAGCGCCGCATTCGATGCAGACGGCCTGGCGACCTACGCAAAACCGTTCGTAGACAACGGCGAATTGGTGTCCTACCTGCTGGGTACCTACTCCGGTCGTAAGCTGGGCCTGCCGAGCACCGCTAACGCAGGGGGTGTGCATAACCTGTATGTCACCCATGGCGTCGAGGACCAGGCAGCGCTGATCCGGCGCATGGGCCGTGGCCTGCTGGTTACCGAGCTGATGGGGCATGGTCTGAATATGGTGACGGGCGATTATTCCCGCGGTGCAGCAGGCTACTGGGTCGAGAACGGTGAGATCCAGCATGCGGTGCAGGAGGTGACCATCGCTGGCAATATGAAAGACATGTTCCAGCAAATTGTCGCGATTGGTAGCGATCTGGAAACTCGCAGCAATATTCACACCGGCTCGGTATTGATCGAACGGATGACCGTTGCTGGCAGCTGA
- the yjgA gene encoding ribosome biogenesis factor YjgA yields the protein MVDSYDDAFDGEKSKTQIKRELHALVELGERLTTLKADTLARLPLTDELRKALADASKHTAHGARKRHMSFVGKLMRVQDLDAIHAVLEQMDSSTRQYNERFHSLERWRDRLIDGNDDDLERFVNEYPETDRQQLRSLIRHAQHEKARNKPPAAARKVFKYIRDLDELQRGLR from the coding sequence ATGGTTGATTCATACGACGACGCCTTCGACGGCGAAAAAAGCAAAACCCAGATCAAGCGCGAGCTGCATGCGTTGGTCGAGCTCGGCGAGCGCCTGACTACGCTCAAGGCCGATACCCTGGCACGCCTGCCGCTGACCGACGAACTGCGAAAAGCCCTGGCCGACGCCAGCAAGCACACCGCCCACGGAGCCCGCAAACGCCACATGTCGTTCGTCGGCAAGCTGATGCGTGTGCAGGACCTTGATGCCATCCATGCCGTGCTCGAACAGATGGACAGCTCGACCCGTCAGTACAACGAGCGCTTCCACAGCCTCGAACGCTGGCGCGACCGGCTGATTGACGGTAACGATGACGACCTTGAACGGTTCGTCAACGAATACCCGGAAACCGACCGCCAACAGCTGCGCTCGCTGATCCGTCATGCCCAGCACGAAAAAGCTCGGAACAAGCCGCCTGCCGCTGCGCGCAAGGTATTCAAATACATTCGCGACCTCGACGAACTGCAACGCGGTCTGCGCTGA